The Phragmites australis chromosome 13, lpPhrAust1.1, whole genome shotgun sequence DNA window aaatatatctgtACTCTGTTTCTGAAGTGTTTTGCAAACTTTAGGGGTGATCTTGTAGTGTTTTACTGATGCTGGCCTCACATTGATTTTTGTTTACTGTTTCTCCTGACTCCTGAGTTATTAACTTCTCGATACATCCTTGTGGAACAATCTGTGAATGATTTCTTTTCAAGGGAGTGTTTTGACATCCAGCTTTTGTGGTAGGAAATTTATAATTTGTTTCAGTTGCAAATGCAATCTTATATGCCATCTGAACAATTGGATATCTCAATCTTCCTAGAAGTTTCTCTGTCCACAAAGGATCACCTTAAAATAATTGAGAATatcaaatttaatttatttCCATGAAGTGTTGCAATTTGTGCAATTTTGAATTACATATATTATGCTTATGCATTCAATGTTGCTTCTTGATTTGTGCATGTTTCACATGACTTTTTATTGTCACCGGGTTCTTTGTGTTTTTGAAGCAAAGGTATATCTAAATAATCTTTTGGTAGAAGTGTTGACAATTTGTACAGGTTGGCTACAAAAGCTAAAAGGTAAGTTCTACAGGACAGCGATTTGACCTGTGATGTTTGTGATGTTGTATGGTActgaatgttggccaactaaaaggtgATATGTCCAACAGTTAAGTGTAGCAGAGATGTATATGTTGCGATGGATTTGTAGCCATACAAGAAAGGACTAGGTCCGAAATGATGATATGCGTGATAAGGTAGGGGTAGcgccaattgaagaaaagcttgtTCAACATCGGTTGAGATCGGACCTGGCCAATTGGGCCAGACGGGTCGGGCTGACATGACCCGTTAGTCCTGCCTAACTAAACGGGTCGGGTCGTGTCGTGTCGGCCCGTGTGCCAGAGGCGCGGCACATGCGCGATCGGGTCGGGCTAGCCTGGGCACGGTTGCGGCATGCCGTGTTGTGTCGGGCATAGTAGGGCGCGGCGGTGTGGCGGCAGGGGTGTGTGTGCTTAGCCGGGCCAGGCCGTGCTGTGCCGTAGCATAGGTCCAGGCTTGGCTAGGCGTGCCAGCCCAGACCACCTAGCCCTCCGACTGCGCCTACAGTAGCGGGCCTCGTGTTAGCCCATTAGGCACAATCCAGTTGGCCAGCTTTAGTTGAGATAGTTTGGACATATCCAACGGAGACTCCAGAGTTACCTGTGTATAGCGGGATACTGAGGCGCAttgataatgtgaagagagatAGGGGTCGATCAAACctaacatgggaggagtctgtaaagagagatTTGAAGGAATGGAATATCCTCAAAGAACTATCCACAGATAGAAGCgtgtggaagttagcaatctacggtgccagaaccataacttatactTCAATCTccttgtaccgttattactttattttttactattagtagtacctttattatcattattattttctcatcatctttttaattgGATCTTGTGAGTTTCATCTCTAACCTACCCCAACTTggttgggacaaaggctttgttgttgttaatgATGTTGTAGAAGTGTTGACAATTTATGCATGATGTAtggttggatcttgtgggtttcatctctagcctaccccgaCTTGCTTGGgaaaaaggctttgttgttgttgatgatgatgttgtagAAATGTTGACAATTTATGCATGATGCATGGTGTTCGCATGTGATATCAGTTGTGTCTGTGATATTCATTTTCTTTAACAGTCTGTGTTGCTTCATTACTTGATTGTTCATCATGCAGGCTTAGATCATAAAGGTGCTCCTTTAGGTTCAGCTGGCTCATTAGAAGAACAGACGACACATTGTGATGGTAGTAAGGAAGCTACCCTAAAATCCGGGTCCAGTAATTATAGCGGATGCATTAACCTTGCATGTAACACTCGTGATGGGACAAGTGAGCACTCTTGCACACTCAATTTGCAAGCAACTGGGCAGAACGCATTGCTTGAAGTGGATGAGTTCAGTGAACTGGGAAACCTTTCTTCAGAAGTGTCAGCAATATATCTTGCTATGCAGCAATCTAAGTTGGAGTGCATTGATGAACATAGTCAAGATTCGACCTCAACAGAAGGTGATGTTGAAGCTGAGGAAACTGAGGAGTATGATGAATTTGATCCATATGCTTTTATCAAAGATCTACCTGATCTATCTATGGTGGTTCCCAAGTTTCGACCTGTTCTCCTTCCAAAGCAAACCCGGAGTTGCCCTATGATTAGTCTTGTACTTGATTTGGATGGTAAGACCTACTGGCTATCTAAGCACATAACAGTCTTCAATActgtatttatatttttttagccaTTTCTATGAACAACCGCAAAGAAAGCTGTTCATTCGTATTTTGTTATTGTTCGGAACTCCAAAATGCTCTGCTGCCTCTAGAGTGCAAATTTTAAAATCGAGAATCCATTTACTTAAAGAGTACTGATTAGTGAAGGAATGAAATTAGCATCATCTGGACTGATACTATTGTAGCTGCCTCTAGAGTGCAAATTTTAAAATCGAGAATCCATTTACTTAAAGAGTACTAATTAGTGAAGGAATGAAATTAGCATCATCTGGACTGATACTATTGTAGCTGCAACAATCTTCCCTGCAGCTAGGGGTTGGTGTGTGTGATGACAAAATGAATTGCAACATATTTATCTACCGATAGGTCTGAATCTGGTAGAATAGAAGGCTGTTAAGTTTATTGTTTGCACAGTGCACACTGATGGATTTGTATCATGATTATATCACTATCATGATCATTCAGAATTCAGATTCAACATAGTTGTAGATCGTGGTTATTAGATTTTAATTGACATGTGCCTGCTGTGTGGCTTTAATCCTGCACTTAGTAGTTGCCTCCCAGAAACCTGACTAAACTGTGCTTTTGGCCCAAGCTTTTTATTTAGTTCTGTTTCACttgcctaccccaacttgcttagGATAAAGGctttgctgttgttgttgtttcgCTTGCCTGTTCTCTGTTATAACCAGTTGGTTATAAGTTTGGAATCGTCATTCCTTGCCCACTTTGATGttaattttgttgttgttgttgtgtttcGCTTGCCTGTTCTCTGTTATAACCAGTTGGTTATAAGTTTGGAATTGTCATTCCTTGCCCACTTTGATGTTAATTTTGTGTTTATCTATGCTGCAATGCAGAAACACTTGTGCATTCAACTCTTGAACACTGTGAGGATGCTGATTTCACATTTCCAGTTCATTTCAACTTTAGAGAGCACACAATATATGTTCGATGCCGCCCCTATCTCAAAGAGTTCTTGGAGAGGGTTGCCAGCTTGTTTGAGACAATTATTTTTACTGCTAGTCAAAGCATTTATGCAGAACAACTTCTCAATGTTCTTGATCCTAAAAGAAAGCTGTTCCGTC harbors:
- the LOC133887684 gene encoding uncharacterized protein LOC133887684; this encodes MQTRKKGDARYAAGDHANPKTSRPSRRATQFAAAEKKVTDLITSSSKKQKPVGFSSKKLSKGGRKLSVAYDTADTENETPQVAPSIPPDQQHSDGIADDCPSNTIFSPTYHHHKEGGLNNFSKGLDHKGAPLGSAGSLEEQTTHCDGSKEATLKSGSSNYSGCINLACNTRDGTSEHSCTLNLQATGQNALLEVDEFSELGNLSSEVSAIYLAMQQSKLECIDEHSQDSTSTEGDVEAEETEEYDEFDPYAFIKDLPDLSMVVPKFRPVLLPKQTRSCPMISLVLDLDETLVHSTLEHCEDADFTFPVHFNFREHTIYVRCRPYLKEFLERVASLFETIIFTASQSIYAEQLLNVLDPKRKLFRHRVYRESCVYVEGNYLKDLTVLGRDLTRVMIVDNSPQAFGFQLDNGIPIESWFDDPNDKELLNLLPFLESLVTVEDVRPYIARKFNLQEKVATASSLAMDMQM